catggcagacgAGAGTTGATATTTGTACGAATAtctttttattcagcttttcagcttacttgcttccatccatccatccatccatccatccatccatccatccatccatccatccatccatccatcactcactcactcactcactcactcactcactcactcactcactcactcacatgcattgtggttggggagagagctctctttctctgctctctctctccttttatgctccgtccctgtcacaaacagagacacacacacacacacacacacattaattgacagcaggtggaatgacttagccacttaccttccccaaccccgccctccattcacagactgatgcttggccacgcccccgctgccacatacccccaccacccgactcaggccggggagccgtccggcctgaagctgacttcccccccccgacgggacaggaagtccgtcaccaccatctgcacccccggcctgtggatcacctcgaacttaaatggctggagggcgagataccaacgggtggtccgcatattggcatccttcatgtggtggagacactagaggggcgtgtggtccgaacagagagtgaaagggcgccccggcaggtagtatcggagggcgaggaccacccacttgatggcaagacactccttctcgattgtgctgtacctactTTCACGCATCAAgagtttccagctgatgtacagcactgaacgttcctcgccctccacctcctgggacaaaacggcccccagccctctgtccgatacatcagtctgcaaaataaatgggagagagaagtcaggggagtgtaaaagtggcccccccacacagtgcagcttttacctcagagaaggcctgttggcactgctccatccactggaccggatctggagccccctttttagtgagatcgtttagcgggctggtgacatccaaataattaggtagaaacctacaataataaccagccagccccaagaaccgtttcacctcctttttggtcttgggcttcgggcaggctgcaattgctgtggtcttgttaatttggggacgcacctgcccatggcccaagtggaaccctagataccatacttccacccacccaatcgcacacttttttgggttagctgtgaggaccgctcgcctcagtgactttagaatggccctcaggtgttccaagtgccgcggccaatcattactgtagattacgatgtcgtctagataggcggccgcgtaggcagcgtgagggcagaggaccctgtccataagccgctggaatgtagcaggtgccccaaacaacccaaaagggagcgtgacaaattggtgtaatccaaacggtgtggaaaatgccattttctctcaggatagagaagtcaaggggatctgccaatatccctttgttagatctcatgttgaataaaagcgagcagtgcctaaccgatcaagcaactcatcaatgcaaggcattgggtatgcgtcaaatttagacactgcgttgacctttctatagcccacacagaaccagaccgacccatcggtcttgggaaccaggaccactgggctgctccagtcactgtgggactcctcaactatgcccatttcgagcatggccttgagttcgtcccgaaccacctttttcttgtgttcgggcaagtggtaagggcggctatgcactaccactccTGGGGTCATTTCGATgtgatgttctatgaggtgggtacgaccaggaaggggcgagaacacgtctgaaaattctttctgcaacttggcaacctccgtgagttgggctagtgagaggtggtctccacaagggaccggagtggtccgagatgttatcttttttacctccggccccagctccaccttctctgggactaccgatgccaacgccacggggaccccctcattccagcgttttaaaaggttgaggtggtagatttgcagtaccCCATCCCTATccatttgcttcacctcatagtcaacatccccaactcactgtgtgacctcaaagggcccttgcaacttggcgactaatttagaactcgatgtgggcaataatacgagcactttgtctcccgacgtgaactctctaaggtgcgtgcccctgtcatatagccagctttgatgttcttgtgcctgccataaattctcctgggttaggtgcatgagggtgtggagttttgcgtgcaggtcaagaacgtactggatttcatttttactcggtgaatgtccctcctcccaattttcccgtagcacatccagaatgccacgcagcttacgcccatataataattagaagggagaaaaccccgtggaggcttgcgggacctctcgtactgcgaacaacaggggctcgagccacttatcccaattacatgcatcttcacttacgaatttatggattatgtttttgagtgtctggttaaatcgctctactaagccattcgtttgtgggtgataaacactggtgcggatagacttaatccccagtaacccatacagctcgcacagtgtgcgtgacataaacgaagtgccttggtctgtcaggatttctttcagaatcctgacccaggagataaagcagaagagcgcttccacaatactgcatgctgagatattgtggagaggcactacttccagatatcgcattgcatagtccactagaactaaaataaagcgatatccccgtgctgactgatctaatggcctgacaagatccatcccaattcgctcaaacggggtctcaattagaggaagagggcgcaaacgcacttttggagtggccacgggatttactaattggcattcatggcatgctgcacaccaccgacggacatccccgtgaatccctggccaatagaactgggacattattcgggctagtgttttatcttgccccaagtgtccaaccatgggattaaagtgagccgcatggaacacgagttccctacagctctttgggattaacaactgggttatttgttccttggtttgagtgtcctgcatcattcGGTACAGTTTAtttttaataatggaaaaataggggaaggttgttgctgtgcttggctgaagagtttgaccattgattactcttacttggtcaaacgcatgctgcagagtctcgtctcatgactgctctagtggggaatccctgagagagggaggaagagcgggctgctcctcactctgttgcggtgttgatgtagatggctctgcgacagcttctccagtcaatgccacaccaggaccttcccatgacctactagtgcaggacctacTGCATGTTAAATATcccattaggtttttaaatcctggccagtcagtacccaaaatcaacgagtgggtgagacggggactaaccgccacctttattctatgcatttggccctggaatagaatttagacagacactagagggtaatggtgaacatccccgtgcacacacaacactttcactgcttgtgctccccccaatgcctcaccttgaacCAGGCATTGGtgcattgaggtctgattacaaccagaatccaccaaagtgtgatatgtagccccttgaatactcactggtatgcaataCGTTCCGGCCTGATCAGGGGCAGTTTCTGGCACATCAGGGATccagattacagcacccacctcccttgcggagctctgaccttggagatgctccgatGCCGCGCcaacacaccagcccaggctttccctctgcactgttgttatgggtgtcactcacctgagggggagacaacacagacacaggagagggagaggggaggacaccatAGGTGCaacgggctggctggggaggggccagccgccgcctccgtggcaggggaatggggtggggaggggggcgagagacagggggagaaaagagagagagagaagagaagcgaggggagatgcctTGTCTGCCTACTGTCagagccacctccagatggtcctccgccagctcgatggctcgctccagcgacgccaggtgatgacactggacccattccgctgttccttccagaagtcaaaagacaaactgctccagtgccaccagatagaTGATCTCATCGCCGTCGCggttttccgccctcagccagtgctggcaggcgtcccggagttgctggcctaaTGCAAATGgctagccgacttcctccaaggccagcatccggaagcgctggcgatgttgctctggggagtggcCGAGCCACTGCATGATGGCTTTTGTTAGGTCAGTGTAGACCAGCcgtctgtcagcagggagctgctgcactgcgagctgtgcctcaccagtcaggagcgggagaagACGCGCTGCGTGCTGCTCctgcggccacccccatgcctcggctgcttgctcgaaaagaatgaggaacacttctggatcgtcctgcggtcccctcttttgccccttttccaccaaagcagttccagggctggttcggggccagtgcttagtttggaaccgggttttctgtttccactgacaaagaactggctctggggccagaaaaaatggttccaggctagcaccaactctctgctgggccagaggaaagaaccgcttacatcagcggggggggggcggagttgttaagaccgacaacaataacaagaccgcgaaagatcgccatttttaagcgacgagaagcagcagctgtacaaacgtgatgtcatccattattattattattattattgttgttgttgttgctgctgcttcttccgcgttgtttttgcttcaatattcgcgccaaggtttatgcaaacgtagcgatgtaactgatgtatacagcgatgtaatgacgtatacagcaacataactgacgtatacagcgacgtaatgacgtgtcttctcttagcaccgcaagcgatggaaaagcaagctggttctcagctggctcgcaagttgaacgagttgtgaaccagcactttgtgagggtggcggcagcggtggctgatgcccctgctgacgcgagccggtgccggaatgcctggtgatcttcctgctgggccagcatcaaggcttcgaagcgttgctcctgctccttttggagggcgatcagcgcttgatgctggttctgctgggtggtagcgagagcaaggatgagctcttcgaatggggaggattccatgaggtggttctcttctgtgctcccgggtttcggcaccattgtaaaacttcctgatgtgggtggagcacagaagcacggcaggcgagagctgATATTTGTATGAATATATtttattcggcttttcagcttgcttgcttcctttcatccatccatccatcactcactcactcactcactcactcactcactcactcactcacatacatgcattgtggttgggaagagagctctctttctctgctctctctctccttttatgctccgtccctgtaacaaacagagacacgcacacacattaattgacagcaggtggaatgacttagccacttaccttcctcgatcccaccctccattcacagactgctgcttggccacgcccccgctaccacaacatgtttgtggaagtgtgtcatggcacgaacaaaggagatttctgaggacaacagaaaaagcattgttgatgctcatcaggctggaaaaggttacaaaaccatctctaatgagtttggactccaccaatccacagtcagacagattgtgtacaaatggaggaaattcaagaccattgttaccctccccaggagtggtcgaccaacaaagatcactccaagaaaaaggcgtgtaatagtcggcaaggtcacaaaggaccccagggtaacttctaagcaactgaaggcctctctcacactggctaatgttaatgttcatgagtccaccatcaggagaacactgaacaacaatggcatgcatggcagggttgcaaggagaaagccactgctttccaaaaagaacattgctgctcgtctgcagtttgctaaagatcatgcggacaagccagaaggctactggaaaaatgttttttggacagatgagaccaatatagaactttttggtttaaatgagaagtgttatgtttggaaaaaggaaaacactgcattccagcataagaaccttatcccatctgtgaaacatggtggtggtagtatcatagtttgggcttgttttgctgcatctgggccaggacgtcttgccatcattgatggaacaatgaattctgaattataccagagaattctaaaggaaaatgtcaggacatctgtccatgaactgaatctcaagagaaggtgggtcatgcagcaaggcaacgaccctaagcacacaattcgttctaccaaagaatggttaaagaagaataaagttaatgttttggaatggccaagtcaaagtcctgaccttaatccaatcgaaatgttgtggaaggacctgaagcgagcagttcatgtgaggaaacccaccaacatcccagagttgaagctgttctgtacgaaggaatgggctaaaattcctccaagccagtgtgcaggactgatcaacagttaccagaatcatttagttgcagttactgctgcacaagggggtcacaccagatactgaaagcaaaggttcatatacttttgccactcacagatatgtaatattggatccttttcctcaataaataaatgaccaagtatactgtttttgtctcatttgtttaactgagttctctttatctacttttagaacttgtgtgaaaatctgatgatgttttatgtcatatttatgcagaaatatagaaaattctaaagggttcacaaactttcaagcaccactgtaggtgtatcATATTTAATTATCACATTTAAATAATGAAAACTTCATTATTTTATGTTCAATAAGATTTTATCTCTGATTAGAGTTCATCCTAATATAAACATCCCAAGTCTCCAAGCATGTGCATTTGAATAACAATGATATACAGTCCAGTgccgtagaccaaaaatggcttaaaaaataatgaaatgaaatatttcaacatttaaaaaaaaataccataagcagtaagccataataaattaaacaaagtcaatatttggtgtgagatgaccctttgctttaaaggaacagtcctttTCGACAATtgaaatgcgctgtcgaagcgcgcagaaggtgttagtacgcctgtcatcatagtgcggactttccatagcatagaaaatcgccacgtttcaatttgtgtaactgaactttgtttcatgtcactggtcatataaacctatgtaaacaggaaaaatgtggaagagtttggtcgcatctaactacagccccaaaaaataccattggccatgctgagcctagcgacattgctaacaggagtaacagcgcgtctgactgactgggaggtcgcacaaagctcggagaggtacggatcagctcgtctcaattcagagaagaacatatttcattatggaagtacggtggactgttcctttaaacagatATATatagtagtctcgggtacaatgagtgcagttttataaggaaatgagctgtaggttttactgagcattttgcagaaccagccacagttcttctggacagtttgactgtcacacttgcttcttaattttgcaccagaaCCCAATCACCttcattgtgttttctttttttaatctgaaaagtggtctcatgtcatatgctgctcagatacaaactttttttttctttccaatagcatttcattttgtgctggaaaaagaacATTTGGGACTCTAAACTATTTTtgtcctgactcgataatgtagaagtcaaaacagacatctataacaaagtttgtatgaaaaaaatagggtggctatgacttttgcacagtactgtaattaTTGTCAAGTGGAGTAACAAAATTGTGAGGTCATTGTTTATTTACTTGTATACTCCTGTAAAATCCAGATCTGAGTTTTTTAGTCAATTTGTCTCCTTACCGAGACAGGTCACTGCAAATCAAACTATAGTTTTTACTTAACAAACATTAAAGTTGCATGTACTTGGTTAACATATTGTTAACTGAGCAACTTAATGCACCTGTGGTTGTAGTTACACAGTCCTGACAGTAGGTTGTACTGCAAGACCCTCGGTACACCACACCCCTGTTTTGAAATGTAATACTGTTTGAGAGGCTGTGAGACAAGCAAGCCATACAGCATGCAGTAGCCTATAAAAAGAGTGTAGGGGTGAAAATCCTCAAACCTTGCATAGTTTTGTTTTTCTAAGGCACTCTTGGTAGTAGTTCCCACAATTTATAAAGCCACAGTAACACTCCAGGACACTAACAATGCAAAAGAGCTGAAAAACTGTGTGTTTGTTGGCTTAAATTTATAAAAGGTCACCAAGTGGATTCTCAACAGCAGTACAAATAACGGCATCTTAGTTGTTTCAACTTTGACATCGGGACATTGGCTGGAGACAACCGTGAGAGAAACAGGCTATAAGGAAAATGATGCCTATTTGGTCATCTACTCTGATGATGGTCGAAGAGGCTCTGGTAAAGATGACCTTGGTAATTTGCCTTTTTCTAACACCTTTTTGTCAGTGAactttttgtattatatttttaaaatctTATGAAAAGCCCTGTAGGCTATCCtcttatgtgtgtttgtgtgtgtgtgtgttttattccaAGTGCACTAATCATTTCACACAAGTGGATTTTTTTGTTGTAAATGCTGGACTTTCACTTTTATTAGAGTAACACTTCTGAACTCATTTTTATGATTCCACAGGTCAAGGAGtttccacaacaacaacaacaacatcaggtCAGAACACTGACTCACCCTTAGAGTTCCTCGAGTACAAAAGCTCCCTCCAGGCTGCTGTGCGAAGACGCAGGAGTACACATAAAAAGGCAGCTGAAAACAAGCATGTGATAAATTGTCAAAGAACACCTCTCTATGTGGACTTTGTAAAACTTGGTTGGTCCGGATGGATAATATCACCAAGTGGCTACAATGCATACCACTGCACCGGGTCCTGTTCATTTCCACTCAGCGGAAGCTTCCATGCAACTAACCATGCCATTGTGCAATCCATAGTAAACACGTTAAAACTGTCCAACAAAGTAGAAAGGCCATGCTGTGTACCAGACAACCTTCAACCAATAAGTCTGTTGTACTTTGATGATGAGGAAAATGTTGTTCTCAAACAATATGACGACATGGTGGCAGGCAGCTGTGGCTGCCACTAAATGCACTACTGTACATCATCTGTTGAATTTTTAATATAATCCTTAGAGAATAATATAGCCAAATAAAGGGCAGTGTGTTGCAACAGAAAAAAATGTATATGATGTTTGTGTGAAAATCAAAAGAATCTGTGAAAGCATTATCTAACCTTTTAAGCCTGTGCATGGAAAAGATAATCTGAATGGGAAGGTAAAAACTCAGATTCACACTCTATTTATTATCTCTGCTTCacataatgcaaaaatggttgaaACATATTACAATTTTAACTTGTAGATGTAAACAGGTTAATATATAAATCCAAAGTGGATCCAGTGGTGATAGGAGCATTAGGGGTtgtgacccccaaactgggagagtggctccagcaggtTCCAGGTACAACATCTGAAGTCTctgtccagaagagtgcagtctTAGGAACAGATAAGACACTGtatagaaccctcaaactcctagATCTCTGGGAGAGGACCCAAGTTTGAGGaagaccaccaccaccactccaagcagtgtttattttgacgtgggcaacaacctTGACATTT
Above is a genomic segment from Neoarius graeffei isolate fNeoGra1 chromosome 14, fNeoGra1.pri, whole genome shotgun sequence containing:
- the LOC132897578 gene encoding bone morphogenetic protein 2-like, translating into MALLRSLYLFEILALQLVSLFSVFSAGVSEGPDVRVIPDVSKQRSWNDALKVRDVRRQNVVARKSAPGFMLELYEENMRNPAVLQGSIVRSFAAHSSGAFHFFNLTSFDHREKITKAEFRWFRRAHALSPGHHFHRVYLYEVLDSRVKLGRGNLILSRLLSVYTEGWEVFNITQMVTKWILNSSTNNGILVVSTLTSGHWLETTVRETGYKENDAYLVIYSDDGRRGSGKDDLGQGVSTTTTTTSGQNTDSPLEFLEYKSSLQAAVRRRRSTHKKAAENKHVINCQRTPLYVDFVKLGWSGWIISPSGYNAYHCTGSCSFPLSGSFHATNHAIVQSIVNTLKLSNKVERPCCVPDNLQPISLLYFDDEENVVLKQYDDMVAGSCGCH